From one Actinomycetes bacterium genomic stretch:
- a CDS encoding CpaF family protein, whose translation MYKTLIEKIDFKHLKKLNPEQRLEKIETEVKEIARKEKLIITEKKISSVAEEIYLDSFEFGPISPLIEDDEVTEIMINHHHEVYVEKNSCLVKTGICFRDNAHLRNIIDKILSPLGLRVDESSPMVDARLKNGSRINVVISPVSIEPVVVTIRKFRQNIMGIKDLVDLGMLDADIADFLKRHVRRKANIIISGGTSTGKTTLLNVLSNFISPAERVITIEDTLELKLNIPHVIRLESKPPNIEGRGAVTIRQLVKNSLRMRPDRIIVGEIRGPEAIDVLQAMNTGHNGSLSTLHANSSVDMLSRLETLLLINNLNLTPSSVKRIIASSLDLVVHLEKREKKKKVVTISRIFFSPERGNLNIEDVYSCEGINKLTECE comes from the coding sequence ATGTATAAAACACTGATAGAGAAAATAGATTTTAAACACCTGAAAAAGCTGAACCCGGAGCAGAGGCTGGAGAAGATAGAGACTGAGGTAAAAGAGATAGCCCGGAAGGAGAAGTTAATAATAACTGAAAAGAAAATATCATCGGTAGCCGAAGAAATTTATCTGGATAGCTTTGAGTTCGGCCCCATAAGCCCTTTAATAGAAGATGATGAAGTTACGGAAATAATGATAAACCATCACCATGAAGTGTATGTAGAGAAAAATAGCTGCCTGGTAAAAACCGGCATTTGTTTCAGGGACAATGCCCACCTTAGAAATATTATTGATAAAATTCTAAGCCCGCTGGGGTTAAGGGTTGATGAAAGTTCACCCATGGTTGATGCCAGGTTGAAAAACGGTTCCCGGATTAACGTGGTTATCTCTCCGGTATCTATTGAACCGGTAGTGGTTACCATAAGAAAATTCAGGCAGAATATCATGGGTATAAAGGATTTGGTTGACCTGGGAATGTTAGACGCCGATATTGCTGATTTTCTAAAACGCCATGTAAGGCGTAAGGCAAATATAATAATTTCAGGAGGAACCTCAACCGGCAAAACTACTCTGTTAAATGTGCTCTCCAATTTTATTTCTCCGGCCGAACGGGTGATTACTATTGAAGACACCCTGGAACTTAAGCTTAATATTCCCCATGTAATAAGGCTGGAATCCAAGCCCCCCAATATTGAGGGCAGGGGTGCGGTTACCATAAGGCAGCTGGTAAAAAATTCATTACGTATGAGGCCGGACCGGATAATAGTGGGGGAGATAAGGGGGCCGGAAGCAATAGATGTTCTGCAGGCAATGAATACCGGCCATAACGGGTCCCTGTCTACCCTGCATGCTAATTCATCTGTGGATATGTTATCCAGGCTGGAAACCCTGCTGTTGATTAATAATTTAAACCTGACCCCATCTTCGGTAAAAAGAATAATAGCTTCATCTCTTGATCTGGTGGTTCACCTGGAGAAAAGGGAGAAAAAGAAGAAAGTAGTTACCATAAGCAGAATTTTCTTTTCCCCGGAACGGGGCAATTTGAATATAGAGGATGTATACAGTTGTGAAGGGATAAACAAGTTAACCGAGTGTGAATAA
- a CDS encoding pilus assembly protein yields MHTKEHWGQASLEMVLVMPMLFLVILAVSQLGHMVYVQNTVEQASREAARVMATSNARDEARRRAEAVCSDLGKGRLAVEIICPGRKGVDIGDFVTVKVAYSYGGIANIVEKIWKKPVYIESSSMMRMECINREEIYH; encoded by the coding sequence ATGCATACAAAGGAACATTGGGGCCAGGCATCTCTGGAAATGGTTCTGGTTATGCCCATGCTTTTCCTGGTGATTTTAGCTGTCTCTCAGCTGGGGCACATGGTTTATGTGCAGAATACGGTTGAACAGGCCAGCCGGGAAGCGGCCAGGGTTATGGCCACCAGCAATGCCAGGGATGAAGCCAGAAGAAGGGCAGAAGCAGTATGCTCGGATCTGGGTAAGGGGAGGCTGGCTGTTGAAATTATCTGCCCTGGCCGCAAGGGTGTGGACATAGGTGATTTCGTAACCGTAAAAGTGGCATACAGTTATGGGGGAATAGCCAATATTGTTGAAAAAATATGGAAAAAACCGGTATATATAGAATCAAGCAGTATGATGAGGATGGAATGCATAAACAGAGAGGAAATATATCATTAA
- a CDS encoding type II secretion system F family protein, which translates to MDCFIKNIENLLLPAMAACLVILLYAALKNLILSKKLKAGTGTGPSSGYRFNPAAAAGIYIRRKKVFSGLGLLVLAGVFMVLFRHLVFSSLLAVCIMLAIDEFLMGIKRKENDALHLQTISFISYMILMLKAKKTVRQIFKSYLGQAKKPLKVHLEIMVNQLQLSVPLNRALDNLYVRCESREIKLLASALKINDKIGGNLVFILENISRSLKHSLQAKSKVSTLTIQSRFSATIISLFPIAALTGLYFLMEDMVKDFLDSGFSNIVLTIGGLLEVAGIIAIKKVVGRSG; encoded by the coding sequence ATGGATTGTTTTATTAAAAATATAGAGAATCTACTTCTTCCGGCTATGGCAGCATGCCTGGTTATCCTGCTCTATGCTGCATTAAAAAACCTTATTTTGAGCAAAAAATTAAAGGCGGGTACCGGAACAGGCCCTTCTTCTGGCTACAGATTTAATCCGGCTGCGGCAGCCGGAATATATATAAGGAGAAAAAAGGTTTTTTCAGGCTTGGGGCTGCTGGTACTGGCAGGTGTTTTTATGGTCTTATTCAGACATCTGGTTTTTTCTTCTTTGCTGGCGGTTTGCATCATGCTGGCAATCGATGAATTTTTAATGGGAATAAAAAGAAAAGAAAATGATGCGCTGCATTTACAGACAATCAGCTTTATCAGCTATATGATACTTATGCTTAAAGCCAAGAAAACGGTAAGGCAAATATTTAAAAGTTACCTTGGGCAGGCTAAAAAACCCCTGAAGGTCCATCTGGAGATTATGGTAAACCAGCTCCAATTAAGTGTGCCCCTGAACCGGGCCCTGGATAACCTGTATGTAAGGTGTGAGAGCAGAGAAATAAAGTTGCTGGCCAGCGCCCTGAAGATAAATGACAAAATTGGGGGTAATCTGGTGTTTATCCTGGAGAATATAAGTAGATCGCTCAAGCATAGTTTACAGGCTAAATCCAAAGTTAGTACCCTGACTATCCAGAGTAGATTCTCGGCTACCATAATCTCCCTTTTCCCAATAGCAGCCCTGACCGGCCTTTATTTTTTAATGGAAGATATGGTTAAGGATTTCCTGGATAGCGGGTTTTCCAATATTGTCCTAACTATAGGAGGGCTGCTGGAGGTAGCAGGAATTATTGCCATTAAAAAGGTAGTGGGGAGGTCCGGTTGA
- a CDS encoding glycerate dehydrogenase translates to MKAVMDIIFLDSDTISLNQDIDFKPLREQGNLKLFSISNQDNPADYVRDAEVIITNKIVINADTIRRLEALKLICVIATGYNNVDTSAAKKYNKLVANVPGYAQHSVSQHTFALILNLATSCCRYAGDVNGGLWQKSRTFNMLSYPGFELYGKTIGIIGFGTIGRAVAGIAEGFGMKVLAHDVGDISDTGYSNTEFEQLIKESDIISLHCPLTDKTRDLISAREFGMMKNTAIIINTARGGIINEQDLASALKQGQISGAGIDVLGQEPPKDRISLLRESSNIMVTPHCAWSARETRQRLVDITSKNIQAFRQGHPVNLV, encoded by the coding sequence ATGAAGGCAGTTATGGATATAATCTTTTTAGACTCTGATACTATTTCCTTAAATCAAGATATAGACTTCAAGCCCCTGCGGGAACAGGGTAATCTGAAGCTTTTTTCAATTTCTAACCAGGATAATCCGGCAGATTATGTCCGGGATGCGGAAGTAATAATTACCAACAAAATAGTGATAAATGCAGATACTATCCGCCGGCTTGAAGCTTTGAAATTAATCTGTGTTATTGCTACCGGCTACAATAATGTAGATACTTCAGCAGCCAAAAAATACAACAAACTGGTTGCTAATGTACCGGGTTATGCCCAGCATTCAGTAAGCCAGCATACATTTGCGCTAATACTTAACCTGGCTACCAGTTGCTGCCGGTACGCCGGGGATGTAAATGGAGGCCTGTGGCAAAAATCCCGAACTTTTAATATGCTCTCTTATCCAGGATTTGAGTTGTATGGCAAAACCATTGGAATCATAGGCTTTGGAACTATCGGGAGGGCAGTAGCCGGGATAGCGGAAGGTTTTGGCATGAAGGTATTGGCCCATGATGTTGGGGATATTTCAGATACCGGGTACAGCAATACTGAATTCGAACAGCTTATAAAGGAGTCCGATATAATATCCTTGCACTGTCCTTTAACCGATAAAACCCGTGATCTCATTTCTGCAAGGGAATTTGGGATGATGAAGAACACAGCAATTATTATTAATACCGCCAGGGGCGGCATTATAAATGAACAGGATTTAGCCAGTGCTCTTAAACAGGGCCAGATATCCGGTGCAGGGATAGATGTATTAGGCCAGGAGCCTCCGAAGGACCGGATATCTTTGCTGAGAGAAAGCAGTAATATAATGGTAACCCCCCATTGTGCCTGGTCAGCCAGGGAAACAAGGCAGAGGCTGGTAGATATTACTTCCAAAAACATCCAGGCATTCAGGCAGGGCCATCCGGTCAACCTGGTTTAG
- a CDS encoding TIGR03936 family radical SAM-associated protein encodes MKNNQIRFKFTKTGEFKYLSHLDITRFIIRAMERAQINLEYSQGFNPKPRLSFSHPTPLGVESVAEYGDAALSERMDPEDFKIKLNSQLKPQLEVQQSKAITRKIGSLMADIGIVLYRFQLKLPESGCSLEEILNNDIQDVDDIGKTLYELAIEPVHDNLYLLNLYGYVKIFKKKNNAIFKYNYFYDYFTGIAEKYNVNIYSVVKQEMFIADEGKLLLPMEVI; translated from the coding sequence ATGAAAAATAATCAGATCAGGTTCAAGTTTACCAAAACAGGTGAATTTAAGTATCTGTCTCACCTGGATATTACCCGCTTTATAATCAGGGCCATGGAGAGGGCTCAAATAAATCTGGAGTACAGCCAGGGCTTTAACCCCAAACCCAGGCTGAGTTTCAGCCATCCTACCCCCCTGGGAGTGGAGAGCGTTGCCGAATATGGTGATGCAGCCTTAAGTGAGCGCATGGACCCAGAGGATTTTAAAATCAAGCTGAATTCTCAGTTAAAGCCGCAGCTTGAAGTACAGCAGTCAAAGGCTATAACCCGGAAGATTGGCAGCCTTATGGCAGATATTGGCATAGTCCTGTATCGTTTCCAGCTAAAGCTGCCTGAGAGTGGCTGCAGCCTGGAGGAAATCTTAAACAATGATATTCAGGATGTGGATGATATAGGCAAAACCCTGTATGAGTTGGCCATAGAGCCGGTTCATGATAATTTGTACCTACTAAATTTGTATGGTTATGTTAAAATCTTTAAAAAGAAAAATAATGCAATATTTAAATATAATTATTTCTATGATTATTTTACAGGTATTGCTGAAAAATATAATGTAAATATTTATTCCGTGGTCAAACAGGAGATGTTTATAGCAGATGAAGGCAAACTTCTGCTGCCCATGGAAGTAATTTGA
- a CDS encoding Rne/Rng family ribonuclease: protein MKKEMLVSSDKNETRVAILESSRVVQLYFDRKIKKSLVGNIYMGKVKNVLPSLDAAFVDIGVDRNAFLYVNEVDFDLDVDDREVKPKKIQHVLKPNQNIMVQVTKDPMKSKGARLTTYVSLPGRYLVLAPFNDGIGVSRKLPGEQRDRLRSLATEIKPKDFGLIVRTAAKNGTNYQLKKDLKHLVRMWKSIERRAAKTNKPSLLSEEQSIVIKLLRDIFSEEFTTIYVDKKNSKREIQRYIKSIGSKFNDIVVHNGPDELFEVFNVNEVIESALERKVWLKSGGFIVIDYGEGLTSIDVNTGKYTSGKNSNQTILRTNLEAAEAISSQLRLRDIGGIIVIDFIDMSSEKDKRKVLNKFNQCLENDRTKNEVLNFSKFGLVEMTRKNVSDGIVGTLCKVCPQCKGMGYVKSEETLRLEVERKIRKLAKESKEKAFLVRLNSTIAALIIGQGGKNLKHLENITKKYIAVTGDDNLPTDAFIVEEEGSVEHIKKAAKPFGIGDILDLTVEEPYMHNKSDALSRVEGYVVQIIDGQKYMGQKVRVEIKTISKTSAAATVIK, encoded by the coding sequence TTGAAGAAAGAAATGCTTGTTAGTTCTGATAAGAACGAAACCAGGGTGGCTATCCTGGAATCAAGCCGGGTGGTTCAGCTTTATTTTGACCGTAAAATAAAGAAATCCCTGGTAGGAAACATATATATGGGAAAAGTTAAAAATGTTCTTCCCAGCCTGGATGCGGCATTTGTAGATATAGGGGTGGACAGAAATGCTTTCCTGTATGTAAATGAAGTAGATTTTGACCTGGATGTAGATGACAGAGAGGTAAAACCAAAAAAAATTCAGCACGTATTGAAACCCAACCAGAATATAATGGTACAGGTAACCAAGGATCCCATGAAAAGCAAGGGGGCCAGGCTGACCACCTATGTTTCCCTGCCGGGAAGGTATCTGGTGCTGGCTCCATTTAATGACGGGATTGGGGTATCCAGAAAGCTTCCGGGCGAACAGAGGGACCGCTTAAGGTCTCTGGCCACGGAAATAAAGCCCAAGGATTTTGGTTTAATTGTAAGGACTGCGGCCAAAAATGGGACTAATTATCAGTTAAAGAAAGACCTGAAGCACCTGGTTAGGATGTGGAAAAGTATCGAGAGGAGAGCAGCCAAAACCAATAAACCGTCACTGTTGTCAGAGGAGCAGTCAATAGTTATAAAGCTTTTACGAGACATATTCAGTGAGGAATTTACTACTATATACGTGGATAAGAAGAACAGTAAGCGGGAAATCCAGCGTTATATTAAGAGCATTGGGTCCAAGTTTAATGATATTGTGGTGCATAATGGTCCCGATGAGTTGTTTGAAGTTTTTAATGTTAATGAAGTTATTGAAAGCGCACTGGAAAGAAAGGTGTGGCTTAAGTCAGGTGGATTTATAGTAATTGATTATGGCGAAGGTCTTACATCCATAGATGTTAATACCGGAAAGTATACTTCTGGCAAGAATTCCAACCAGACTATCCTGAGGACCAACTTGGAGGCTGCTGAAGCCATTTCCAGCCAGCTGAGGCTAAGGGACATCGGCGGAATTATAGTTATTGATTTTATTGATATGTCCAGTGAAAAGGATAAAAGAAAAGTATTGAACAAGTTTAATCAGTGCCTGGAGAATGACAGGACAAAAAATGAGGTATTGAATTTTTCAAAGTTTGGACTGGTGGAGATGACCAGGAAGAATGTTTCCGATGGAATTGTAGGAACCCTCTGCAAGGTTTGCCCCCAGTGCAAGGGTATGGGTTATGTGAAAAGCGAGGAAACCCTGAGGCTGGAAGTAGAGAGAAAAATAAGGAAGCTGGCCAAGGAGAGCAAGGAAAAAGCTTTTCTGGTAAGATTAAATTCGACTATTGCCGCGCTTATTATCGGACAGGGAGGCAAGAACCTGAAGCATCTGGAAAATATTACCAAAAAGTATATTGCCGTAACCGGAGACGATAATCTGCCCACTGATGCATTTATTGTGGAAGAGGAAGGTTCGGTGGAGCACATTAAAAAAGCGGCCAAACCTTTTGGTATAGGGGACATCCTTGACCTCACGGTAGAAGAGCCGTATATGCATAATAAAAGTGATGCCCTGTCCAGAGTGGAGGGGTATGTAGTGCAGATTATTGATGGGCAAAAATACATGGGCCAGAAGGTCAGGGTGGAGATTAAGACCATATCCAAGACTAGTGCAGCGGCTACGGTTATTAAATAA
- a CDS encoding single-stranded DNA-binding protein: MDDLNRTFILGNLTRDLELRYTEEGTAYTELIIAANKRWKNPGGESRDSVEFIKVTCWSALAENCANSIHKGDRIMAVGHIRYREKKEEEHFSGVSLIADAVAASLEFNQLVLANG; this comes from the coding sequence ATGGATGATTTAAACCGGACATTTATACTGGGCAACCTTACCAGGGATCTGGAACTCCGGTATACCGAAGAGGGTACAGCTTATACTGAATTAATTATAGCTGCCAACAAGCGGTGGAAAAACCCGGGTGGAGAGAGCAGGGACAGCGTGGAATTTATAAAGGTTACCTGCTGGTCCGCACTGGCTGAAAATTGCGCAAACAGCATACACAAGGGGGACAGGATAATGGCAGTAGGACATATAAGGTACAGGGAGAAAAAGGAAGAGGAACATTTTTCCGGGGTTTCCCTGATAGCCGATGCTGTGGCTGCCAGCCTGGAGTTTAACCAGCTGGTTTTAGCTAACGGTTAG
- the cpaB gene encoding Flp pilus assembly protein CpaB translates to MKSRATLIIKQKILAILFLSVAAVIGIFMFWYINNLRSKIPQNENLQKVVIAGRDIAAGQIIQDSMLQVQGIPSAISSERAIRDPEKAVGEECLKNISRGEIIYSEFISGQSPKSSSGYSSYIPQGKRLVTVPVTFYGPPDLLQPGQNIDMVSVYYQQASGDMVPETVISRKEIVMVSRGQDNPGQNQEWFIEDSQVPESPGPTGCVVSIYVTGQEAETVFLALERGTINLSLCPEEIFNY, encoded by the coding sequence ATGAAAAGCAGAGCGACTCTTATAATAAAACAAAAAATATTAGCAATACTGTTCTTATCAGTAGCGGCAGTAATAGGGATATTTATGTTCTGGTATATTAATAATCTGAGATCCAAGATACCCCAGAATGAAAATCTACAAAAAGTGGTAATTGCCGGCAGGGATATTGCTGCCGGGCAGATTATCCAGGATTCTATGCTGCAGGTTCAGGGCATCCCTTCAGCCATATCCAGCGAGAGGGCCATCAGGGACCCGGAAAAGGCGGTTGGAGAGGAATGTTTGAAAAACATAAGCCGGGGGGAAATAATATATAGCGAATTTATCTCAGGGCAATCGCCGAAAAGCAGCAGCGGGTACAGCTCTTATATCCCTCAGGGAAAAAGGCTGGTAACTGTCCCCGTAACTTTTTACGGGCCCCCCGATTTGCTTCAGCCAGGCCAGAACATAGATATGGTTTCTGTTTATTATCAGCAGGCTTCCGGCGATATGGTACCGGAGACAGTAATTTCCCGGAAAGAAATAGTAATGGTTAGCAGGGGGCAGGATAATCCAGGCCAGAACCAGGAATGGTTTATTGAAGACAGCCAGGTGCCTGAATCCCCGGGCCCAACCGGGTGTGTAGTATCCATATATGTTACCGGGCAGGAAGCAGAAACAGTGTTTTTGGCATTGGAAAGAGGGACTATCAATTTATCCCTTTGTCCCGAAGAAATATTTAATTATTAG
- a CDS encoding TIGR03960 family B12-binding radical SAM protein → MEHLTPEQLQLLLEGIQKPGRYIGNEVGIKSKTLQQIKEREDMVLAALAFPDLYEVGMPNLGIQILYEIINRYPYFNAERVFAPWADFEQSLTGNGFRLFSLENRIFLDKFDFIGFSLAHELLYTNMLNMIKLSGLELRAGQRDRRLPLIAAGGPSTVNPQPVSPFLDFMFIGEAEEAVTEILERIRKYKAGSQSKQLLLKDLSRVEGVYVPSIYSIHYFPWGQIKSIEPEIKVKKRTVKDLDRWPIVKNPVIPNIRVVHDRFAVEIMRGCSRCCRFCQAGNIYRPVRSRDADMLARDTIEGLKGTGYDEVSMLSLSSSDYRDMEKLLGPLNSYARDRRISISLPSLRMDSFGLGLAELIGSGRKTGLTFAPEAGSQRMRNIIGKKMSEQELLDCAELAFSKGWEKIKLYFMIGFPFESLDDVAAISQLINTIIATGRKTLGSRKYRRLNVSVSINALVPKPFTPFQWVPLDHPEALAEKISMIASRLPRKIVKLHWNDFNKSKLEAVMSRGDIRVADAVEEAWRLGARFDNWTDVFDFSLWQQAFENSHLGMDFYSSRHYGLQEILPWDVVDIGISKKFLLSQYRKAGGYEK, encoded by the coding sequence ATGGAACATTTAACCCCTGAGCAGCTCCAGCTGCTCCTGGAAGGCATACAGAAACCGGGCAGGTATATAGGCAATGAAGTTGGAATAAAGAGCAAAACCCTGCAGCAGATAAAGGAAAGGGAAGATATGGTCCTGGCTGCTCTGGCCTTTCCGGACCTATACGAGGTAGGTATGCCTAATCTGGGCATACAGATCCTTTATGAAATCATAAACCGCTACCCTTATTTTAATGCAGAAAGAGTTTTTGCTCCCTGGGCGGATTTTGAACAGAGTTTAACCGGAAACGGTTTCAGGCTGTTTTCTCTGGAAAACCGGATTTTTCTGGATAAATTTGATTTTATAGGGTTTAGCCTGGCCCATGAGTTGCTGTATACCAATATGCTCAATATGATCAAGCTTTCGGGGCTGGAACTGAGGGCGGGCCAGAGGGACAGGCGGCTGCCCCTGATTGCGGCCGGTGGTCCGTCAACAGTTAACCCCCAGCCGGTTTCGCCATTTTTGGATTTTATGTTTATAGGGGAGGCCGAAGAAGCTGTAACCGAGATACTGGAAAGAATTAGGAAATACAAGGCCGGCAGCCAGAGCAAACAATTGCTGCTTAAAGATTTATCCCGGGTTGAAGGAGTTTATGTGCCTTCAATTTACAGCATACATTATTTTCCCTGGGGCCAGATAAAAAGTATTGAACCCGAAATTAAGGTAAAAAAGAGGACAGTTAAAGACCTGGACCGGTGGCCTATAGTAAAAAATCCGGTCATACCTAATATAAGGGTGGTGCATGACCGTTTTGCTGTTGAAATTATGAGGGGCTGCAGCCGGTGCTGCAGGTTTTGCCAGGCCGGTAATATTTACCGTCCGGTAAGATCCAGGGATGCTGATATGCTGGCCAGGGATACCATTGAGGGCTTAAAAGGTACAGGTTATGATGAAGTTTCCATGCTGTCCTTATCCAGTTCTGACTACCGGGATATGGAGAAGCTGCTGGGGCCCTTAAACAGCTATGCCCGGGACAGAAGGATTTCAATCTCTCTGCCCTCACTCAGGATGGACAGTTTTGGCCTGGGGCTGGCGGAACTGATAGGCAGCGGCAGGAAAACCGGTCTGACTTTTGCCCCGGAAGCCGGCAGCCAGAGAATGAGGAACATTATTGGGAAGAAGATGTCCGAACAGGAGCTGCTGGACTGTGCGGAGCTGGCCTTTTCTAAAGGCTGGGAGAAGATAAAGCTGTACTTTATGATAGGGTTTCCTTTCGAAAGCCTGGATGATGTAGCGGCTATCAGCCAGCTTATAAATACCATAATTGCTACCGGTAGAAAAACCCTGGGATCCAGGAAGTATAGAAGGCTTAATGTATCGGTTTCCATAAATGCCCTGGTACCTAAACCCTTTACTCCCTTCCAGTGGGTACCCCTGGACCATCCGGAGGCATTGGCTGAAAAAATATCCATGATTGCCAGCAGGCTTCCCAGGAAAATAGTAAAACTTCACTGGAATGATTTTAATAAAAGCAAGCTGGAAGCAGTTATGTCCAGGGGTGATATCCGGGTAGCTGATGCAGTGGAAGAAGCATGGAGGCTGGGTGCAAGATTTGACAATTGGACTGATGTGTTTGATTTCAGTTTATGGCAGCAGGCGTTTGAAAACAGTCACCTGGGTATGGATTTCTACTCCTCCAGGCATTACGGGTTGCAGGAAATTCTTCCCTGGGATGTGGTGGACATAGGGATTTCTAAAAAATTTTTATTAAGCCAATACAGGAAAGCCGGGGGCTATGAAAAATAA
- a CDS encoding type II secretion system F family protein — protein MIAVLIILYLVMYGCLWAAVNMGSRLKPGSSPGTGRTMMLKKINKLAAGLGRLWFGRLSVERRKRLNGKLNKINKIEVQSFLGYKMLISILLMLALLLLVPGLMAKIGLGVAGLFAGYLLPDAILGYEIKARNRDIVLDLPYILDLLYISTLSGQNIYRSMQIMVKNYEGKICGEFKKFIQNINLGRGKNEAYRQLIDSPNPSQFKDTLMLLNTAESCGSNISEILRQKSEQLKFEISQEAERKSRKASLLMLFPLALMILPSFVIMVGGPLLFSFGSDFVNF, from the coding sequence TTGATAGCAGTTTTAATTATCCTGTATTTAGTTATGTACGGTTGTTTATGGGCAGCTGTAAATATGGGCAGCAGGTTAAAACCAGGCAGCAGTCCCGGGACCGGGCGGACCATGATGCTAAAAAAAATAAATAAATTGGCGGCAGGACTGGGCAGATTGTGGTTTGGCAGGCTCTCTGTAGAAAGGAGAAAAAGACTTAATGGCAAATTAAATAAAATAAACAAAATTGAGGTTCAATCTTTTTTAGGCTATAAGATGCTTATTTCTATTTTACTTATGCTGGCTCTGCTGTTATTGGTGCCTGGACTTATGGCTAAAATTGGCCTGGGTGTTGCCGGGCTGTTTGCAGGATACTTATTACCCGATGCAATACTGGGCTATGAAATTAAAGCTAGAAACCGGGATATAGTCCTGGATTTACCCTATATTCTGGACCTATTGTACATATCTACCCTGTCCGGCCAGAACATCTATAGATCCATGCAAATTATGGTAAAAAATTATGAGGGTAAGATATGCGGAGAATTTAAAAAATTTATACAGAATATAAATTTAGGGCGGGGTAAAAATGAAGCTTACCGGCAGTTAATAGACTCCCCCAATCCCTCTCAGTTTAAAGATACTTTAATGCTTTTGAATACTGCCGAGTCCTGTGGTTCCAATATATCAGAAATTCTAAGGCAGAAATCTGAACAGCTTAAATTTGAAATATCCCAGGAGGCGGAAAGGAAATCAAGAAAGGCTTCCCTGCTTATGCTTTTTCCACTGGCCTTAATGATCCTGCCGTCATTTGTGATTATGGTGGGGGGTCCCCTGTTATTTTCTTTTGGAAGCGATTTTGTAAATTTTTAA
- a CDS encoding Glu/Leu/Phe/Val dehydrogenase, whose amino-acid sequence MQKAEKNVWAMTQERIDQIMELLGLKPGIRKYLREPRRVVEVSARVQMDDGEIDVFKGYRVQHNSDRGPTKGGLRFSPTVTLDDVKALAMLMTLKTAVVGVPFGGAKGGVTVNPKQLSVRELEALSRQFILELSPNIGIDTDIPAPDVGTTPQIMAWMTDAYSNQKGHFVPGIVTGKPIELGGSQGRDEATSAGVVFTILSALKKLGMENDELTVAIQGYGNAGYHCARILGDLGFKIIAVSDSGGAIYNPNGLRPQQVLAHKEETRSVCNYSECEAIDADKLLELDCDILIPAALENQIDKNNAPNIKAKIIAEAANAPVTPEADQILHQKNIMVIPDMLCNAGGVTVSYFEWVQNCQSYYWTYREVNSKLKKIMERSFNEVYLMSRQRKVDMRTAAGMLAVKRVADAVSLKTTRSHCYL is encoded by the coding sequence ATGCAGAAAGCAGAAAAGAATGTTTGGGCCATGACCCAGGAGAGAATTGACCAGATCATGGAACTCCTAGGCTTAAAACCGGGAATAAGAAAATATTTAAGGGAGCCCAGAAGGGTAGTAGAGGTATCGGCCAGGGTTCAGATGGATGATGGAGAGATTGATGTTTTTAAGGGTTACCGGGTACAGCATAATTCGGACCGGGGCCCTACCAAGGGAGGATTGAGGTTCAGCCCTACAGTTACCCTGGATGATGTTAAGGCTTTGGCTATGCTGATGACCTTAAAAACTGCAGTGGTGGGCGTGCCTTTTGGCGGTGCCAAGGGCGGGGTTACAGTTAATCCCAAGCAGCTTTCAGTCAGAGAGCTGGAGGCATTATCCAGGCAGTTTATACTTGAGCTTTCACCCAATATAGGCATAGATACCGATATTCCAGCTCCGGATGTGGGGACCACTCCCCAGATTATGGCTTGGATGACCGATGCTTACAGCAACCAGAAGGGGCATTTTGTTCCGGGAATAGTTACCGGTAAACCCATAGAGCTTGGAGGATCCCAGGGAAGGGATGAAGCTACATCTGCAGGGGTAGTGTTTACCATTCTTTCGGCTTTAAAGAAATTGGGAATGGAAAATGATGAGCTGACGGTGGCCATTCAGGGTTACGGAAATGCCGGCTATCATTGTGCCAGGATATTGGGCGATTTGGGCTTTAAGATAATTGCAGTAAGCGATTCAGGAGGGGCTATTTATAATCCCAACGGTCTTAGACCCCAGCAGGTTCTGGCCCATAAGGAAGAGACCCGTTCGGTTTGCAATTATTCCGAATGCGAGGCTATAGATGCGGACAAGTTACTGGAACTGGATTGCGATATACTTATACCTGCGGCGCTGGAGAACCAGATTGATAAAAACAATGCTCCCAATATAAAGGCAAAAATTATAGCGGAAGCTGCTAATGCTCCAGTAACTCCGGAAGCTGACCAGATTCTTCATCAGAAGAATATAATGGTTATACCGGATATGCTCTGCAATGCGGGAGGGGTTACCGTATCTTATTTTGAATGGGTCCAGAATTGCCAGTCATACTACTGGACTTACCGGGAAGTTAATTCAAAGTTGAAAAAGATTATGGAGCGGTCCTTCAATGAGGTTTACCTGATGTCCAGGCAGCGGAAAGTTGATATGAGGACTGCAGCCGGCATGCTGGCGGTAAAAAGGGTTGCCGATGCGGTGAGCCTGAAGACTACCCGGTCACATTGCTATTTATAA